The proteins below are encoded in one region of Thunnus maccoyii chromosome 24, fThuMac1.1, whole genome shotgun sequence:
- the LOC121891955 gene encoding OX-2 membrane glycoprotein-like, protein MANRAVLYFLFMVEVFPKGLTAVIQTQQTVMAAVGEDVHLSCQLMQSRDVLQVTWQKLSPEGKKKNLATYNKYFGQTVNPDFEGKVEFKDAGLQNCSIVIRKVMEQDEGCYLCVFYMDPEGSLTGRTCLQLYELHEPILQIRESNSTEETVVSCSATGRPAPTVTLNVPQQDLYFSHNSTVSVTNTNGTVTVTTTAVLTGFHGNGAQVGCAARLLSVPEIQVFKTIPAVKQSSTDGFDDESDDESGSDKNFTLIVASFATVAVVCVAVVVTVVTVLLRHKHKNRNAEEMEMTQDPEGCKTPLMEKKNQQIRKRTSQKKSPKEEKPEPSSSTVRS, encoded by the exons ATGGCAAACCGTGCAGtcttatatttcctttttatggtGGAGGTATTTCCAAAag GTCTAACAGCtgtgatacaaacacagcagactgtgATGGCAGCAGTAGGAGAAGATGTCcatctcagctgtcagctcATGCAGTCTAGAGATGTTCTTCAG GTCACATGGCAGAAACTTTCACCtgaggggaagaagaagaatcttGCCACCTACAACAAATACTTCGGACAAACAGTGAATCCTGATTTTGAGGGGAAAGTGGAGTTTAAAGATGCTGGACTGCAGAACTGCTCCATAGTTATCAGGAAGGTGATGGAGCAGGATGAAGGCTGctatctctgtgtgttttacatGGATCCTGAAGGTTCTCTGACAGGCAGAACCTGCCTCCAACTCTATG agcTGCATGAACCCATTCTACAaatcagagaatcaaactcTACTGAAGAGACAGTTGTGTCCTGCTCGGCCACAGGTCGTCCTGCTCCCACAGTAACTCTGAATGTCCCACAACAAGACCTCTACTTCTCTCACAACAGCACAGTCAGTGTCACCAACACCAACGGTACAGTCACCGTCACCACTACAGCTGTGCTGActggtttccatggaaacggTGCACAGGTTGGATGTGCAGCACGACTGCTCTCAGTCCCTGAAATTCAGGTGTTTAAGACGATTCCTGCAGTGAAACAATCGTCTACTGATG gtTTTGATGATGAATCCGATGATGAATCTGGATCTGATAAGA ATTTCACTTTGATCGTTGCATCGTTTGCGACAGTGGCcgttgtttgtgttgctgtagtCGTCACTGTTGTCACTGTCCTGCTCAGACATAAACATAAGAACAG GAACGCTGAGGAGATGGAGATGACACAAGACCCTGAAGG GTGCAAAACACCTTTAATGGAGAAGAAGAACCAGCAGATCAGGAAACGGACATCTCAGAAGAAAAGTCCAAAAGAGGAGAAACCAGAACCATCATCTTCCACAGTTAGAAGTTGA
- the LOC121891946 gene encoding uncharacterized protein LOC121891946 produces the protein MANRAVLYFLFVVEIFPKGLTAVIQTQQTVMAAVGEDVHLSCQLKQSKDVLQVTWQKLSPNGKKKNLATYNEHFGETVNDGFVGKVEFKVAGLQNCSIVIRKVMDQDEGCYLCLFNTFPDGSLTGRTCLQLYELHEPILQIRESNSTEETVVSCSATGRPAPTVTLNVPQQDLYFSHNSTVSVTNTNGTVTVTTTAVLSGFYGNGTQVGCAARLLSVPEIQVFMTIPAVKRSYADGEKHFHFSGFNEESGFNKNFTLIITLITAVAVVCVAVVITVLHRHKHRHSLSHRDAENNRTPQKPIKNPHECKTPLMKEENEQIRRRTPQEKNPQEEKPEPSHQHTAGSLFIKTIKDPNECKTPSRKQENQQIRQRTSGKRNPKEEKPNFCLQDIVKDLFSDKQ, from the exons ATGGCAAACCGTGCAGTCttatatttcctttttgtgGTGGAGATATTTCCAAAAG GTCTAACAGCtgtgatacaaacacagcagactgtgATGGCAGCAGTAGGAGAAGATGTCcatctcagctgtcagctcAAGCAGTCTAAAGATGTTCTTCAGGTCACATGGCAGAAACTTTCACCTAatgggaagaagaagaatcttGCCACCTACAATGAACACTTTGGGGAAACAGTGAATGATGGTTTTGTGGGGAAAGTGGAGTTTAAAGTTGCTGGACTGCAGAACTGCTCCATAGTTATCAGGAAGGTGATGGATCAGGATGAAGGCTgctatctctgtttgtttaacacGTTTCCTGACGGTTCTCTGACAGGCAGAACCTGCCTCCAACTGTATG agCTGCATGAACCCATTCTACAaatcagagaatcaaactcTACTGAAGAGACAGTTGTGTCCTGCTCGGCCACAGGTCGTCCTGCTCCCACAGTAACTCTGAATGTCCCACAACAAGACCTCTACTTCTCTCACAACAGCACAGTCAGTGTCACCAACACCAACGGTACAGTCACCGTCACCACTACAGCTGTGCTGTCTGGTTTCTATGGAAACGGTACACAAGTTGGATGTGCAGCGCGACTACTCTCAGTCCCTGAAATTCAGGTGTTCATGACGATTCCTGCAGTGAAACGATCGTATGCTGATGGTGAAAAACACTTCCATTTTTCAGGTTTTAATGAGGAATCTGGATTCAACAAGA ATTTCACTTTGATCATTACATTGATCACGGCAGtggctgttgtttgtgttgctgtagtCATCACTGTCCTGCACAGACATAAACATAGACACAg TCTGTCACACAGGGATGCTGAGAACAACAGGACGCCACAAAAACCAATCAAAAACCCTCATGA ATGCAAAACACCTTTAATGAAGGAGGAGAACGAGCAGATCAGGAGACGAACACCTcaggaaaaaaatccacaagAGGAGAAACCAGAACCATCACATCAGCACACTGCAGGAAGTCTATTTATCAAAACAATCAAAGACCCTAATGA GTGCAAAACACCTTCAAGGAAGCAGGAAAACCAGCAGATCAGGCAACGAACATCTGGGAAGAGAAATCCAAAAGAGGAGAAACCAAACTTCTGCCTTCAAGACATAGTTAAAGATCTATTTAGTGACAAACAATAA